Genomic DNA from Enterococcus saccharolyticus subsp. saccharolyticus:
GTGACAATCTTATTTTAAAAGGAAGTTCTCAGTACTTGCTAGTCAATCATGAACAGCAATTAAAAGTTTATCAGCAGATAGCTGAAAAATTAGGGATGTCATCAAAACAATCGGATAAAGTTGGCAAACCAACCTCATTTATCAATAATCATTCAGAAGAAGAAAAGGTAGATGTTATTATTGTTGATGAAGCACATTTACTTTGGACACAAGGAAAACAGTCTTATCGTGGTCAGAATCAATTAAAAGATTTGTTAGTACGTGCGAAAGTTGTAGTAGCTGTTTTTGATAATAATCAGGTTCTTTCACGAGAACAATATTGGGCTGAAGATGAGTTAGGTTATATTGTGAATCAAACGAATCTCTACGGCAATTACATTCATTTAGAAAATCAAATGCGAATCAACGGTAATGAACAAACTGTTGATTGGATTCGTCATTTGGTAGATCATCAAGAGATTAAAAAAATTCCACAAGATGAAAAGTATGATTTAAGAGTATTTGATTCACCAGAAAAAATGTTCCAAGCAATCAAAGAAAAAGCGAAAAATCAACATGCAGGTATTTCCCGTATGCTGGCAACGTTTGATTGGGAATATATCGATAAAAAAACGCCTAGTGATAGAGACTACTGGGATGTTTCGATTGGGGATTTTTCATTACCCTGGAACTTACAGTTACCACAAACTAAGGAATTGAAACGTAAAAATAAAAAACTAGCTTGGGCAGAGCAAGAACAAACTATTGGTGAGGTAGGTTCTACATTCACTATTCAGGGGTTTGATTTGAATTATGCGGGTGTCATTATTGGCCCTTCTGTGAAGTATCGTGACGGAAAAATTGTTTTTGATCGAGCAGCTAGTAAGAACAAAAAAGCTACACAACAAAGAACGATAAAAGATGAAAAAGTTTATTTATCCGATACGTTGCTTAAGAATGAATTGAATGTTTTATTGACAAGAGGTGTAAATGGCTTATATTTGTATGCGGTAGATGAGGCATTGCAAGAGAAGTTAATAGACGCAAAGAATGGAGTATGAAAAATATGAATGAATTAAGTTTGAAGAAAATTAATCAATTTCGCGATGATCGTAATTGGCGTCAATTTCATAATGAAAAAGATTTAGCGATTTCTATTTCTCTAGAAGCTTCCGAATTATTGGAACTTTTTCAATGGAAATCATCAGAAGAAGTTGTAGATCATAAAAGAGAACGAATCGAAGAAGAATTAGCAGATGTCTTAATTTATTCATGTATGTTAGCCGATAATTTAAATATGGATTTAGATGATATCATTGCTAAAAAATTAGAAAAAAACAATCAAAAATATCCAGTAAATAAAAGTTTTGGAAGTAATTCAAAATATGATGAGTTGTAAAAAATATAGAAAGAATTAAATGAGAAGGTATATTAAAAAATGGATAGGTTTCTATTATCTTTATAAATTAGAATCCTATCCGTTGTTTTATATGTTAGGTCGCATAAAAGTGTACAATAAATTTCAAGAAGATTCTTAGTACACTAGAAGGGGGACATATCTATGAAGCGCATCTTAAATGAAGATTTAATTTATGAAGTTCTTTCTGCTGTAGAAGAAATACCCAAGGGCTGTGTTGCTACATACGGGCAAATAGCTAGTTTGATTGGTAGAGACAAAAATGCCAGACTTGTTGGTAGAGTCCTTAGTATGGCTGAATATTATGGGAAGTACCCTTGCCATCGAGTGGTGAATCATGCCGGTCGCTTGGTTCCAGGTTGGGTTGAACAAGCCGAGTTATTACATAATGAAGGTGTTTTTTTGAAAGACACAGGGTATGTGGATTTGAAAAAATATCAATGGGAGTGTTGAGAAGCGGATATTTAGGTGAATCTGTATATAATACAAGTTTTTTCTGAGAGAAAATGCCAGACAATAAAAAAGAGTTAGGAATTTTTAACTACAAAGTTCCTAACGCTTTTTAGCTTAATTCCAATAATAAGTTCCTAATTTAGGTTATGTATACTGGTGCATTAAGGTCTTGTGTAAAGTGATTGTGATTAAATTACTTATTTTAGTAAGGTGTTTTAGGTGCGTGGATAAATCAAGTCTATTCATTAGTTGATGGGAGGACATATCTATACAATTAGAATTCAACTAATAGTAAAAATATTGTATTGGAGCTTACATATTTTTATATATCGAATATTGGCATTTTTTACAGTTTGAATTATCTGAAAATTTTTTGTATACAATTCCCTCATATTCGAAACCACTTTTTTTTAATACTCGCCCAGACTGTGGATTCATTGGATCATGAAATCCTTCTATTTTTTTTACAGCCGTATTCTCAAATAGATATGTAACAACTGCTGTAAGTGCTTCTGTCGTATACCCGTTAGACCACCACTGTTCACCAATTACATACCCAATTTCCATGATATTTTCTTCTTTATTGTAGTGTGTAACTGTGATAGATCCAATCAATGTCTCGCTAACAGAAAGTTCGATACCCCAGTCAAAAAAATTAGGATCAGAATATTTTAGCAATCTTTTAGAAATGCTTTTTTCGACTGAAGCAATATTTGAATGTGGTTCCCAAGTGAGGAAATGAGTTACTTTTTTATTTGAAGCCCAATTATTATACATCTGAATAGCGTCATTCAATTCAAATTTCCTTAAAATCAATCTTTCTGTAATTATGGTATGTGTTCCCATACTTATACCTCCTATAAGCCTAAAATATTCCAATCAATTAAACAAAGAAAATAAAAAAATCCCCGCTAAGAATTTTCTTTGCGGGAATCTATTTTATTTTTGATTGATAGTTATCTTTTTACACTAACTGAAAAGCTGTTAAAGCAAGATATATCGTTCAATTTATGTTTATGAATTATTCCCACTCCACTGTTGAAGGTGGTTTGCTCGTAATATCATACACAATTCGATTCACGTGTGCGACTTCGTTTACGATGCGAACAGAGATTTTTTGCAAGACATCCCATGGGACACGAGCAAAATCAGCGGTCATCCCATCGATTGATGTTACGGCACGGATACCAACTGTGTAGTCGTAGGTACGGCCATCGCCCATTACACCAACTGAACGGATACCTGGTAAGACTGTGAAGTATTGCCAGATGTCACGGTCTAAGCCGGCTGCGGCAATTTCTTCACGCAAGATAGCGTCCGAGTCACGTACGATTTCTAATTTTTCTTCCGTGATTTCGCCCAATACACGGATACCTAAACCAGGACCAGGGAATGGTTGGCGCCATACGATAGAGTCTGGCATACCTAATTCAGTACCTAATGCACGAACTTCGTCTTTAAATAATGTATCAAGAGGTTCAATTAAAGCAAATTGCATGTCTTCTGGTAATCCACCTACATTATGGTGAGATTTAATTGTTTGTGCTGTTTCAGTACCAGATTCAATGATGTCTGTATACAACGTACCTTGTGCTAAGAAGGCAACACTGCCATCGCTGGCAATTTTCGTTGCTTCGTCATCAAAGACATAGACAAATTCGTTACCGATGATTTTACGTTTTTCTTCTGGGTCAGAAACGCCAGCTAATTTTGATAAGAAGCGATCATGTGCATCGACTTTAACGATGTTTAGGCCAAATTTTCCGCCTAACATTTCCATTACTTGTTCTGCTTCGCCTTTACGTAATAGGCCATGATCGACAAAGATACATGTTAATTGATCACCGATAGCTTTTTGTAATAACACACCAACAACAGAAGAATCCACACCGCCGGATAAACCAAGCAATACTTTTTTATCGCCAACAGTTTGACGAATTTCTTCAATTTTCATGTCGATGAAGTTTTCCATGCTCCAGTCACCTGTACATTGACAAACATCTAATGCAAAGTGTTTTAATAAATCATTTCCGTATTCAGAATGACGTACTTCTGGATGGAATTGCACGCCATACATTTGGCGCTCGCTGTTTTGGATTGAAGCGATTGGGCAATCTTTACTTGTTGCTACTGTTTCAAATCCTTCTGGTGCTTGTGTTACTAAGTCACCATGACTCATCCAAACGGTTTGTTTTTCAGGAGTGCTTGCAAATAATTGAGCAGCTTTATCCGTAATTTCTAATTCCGCTTTTCCGTATTCTTTGTTTTTAGCAGGTTCAACTTTACCACCTAATTTGTAAGTGATTAATTGCATGCCGTAGCAAATACCTAAAACTGGAATCCCTAACTCAAAAATTTCTTCGTCAATACCAAAAGAACCGTCGTCATACACACTATTTGGTCCACCTGACAAGATGATTCCTTTAGGATTGATGGCTTTCACTTCTTCAGCAGTAATACGATGGCTCAATAATTCAGAAAAGACACCGAATTCGCGAATACGACGTGTAATCAGTTGGTTGTACTGGCTACCGTAGTCTAACACGATAATCTTTTCAACGTTTGGCAAGTTGTCAACGTTTGTCACAATAAATTACCCCTATTCTATTTGATTTATGAAAAATAAATTTTCAAACGAAAATGAACTGCCTCCATGATAAATGAGGCGTATGAAATTTGCAAAAACAATGGATTGATTCTCAATATTTTCTTAAAAAGACTTGGTCAATCTCATGATTTGCTGTTTTATGGAGAATAATATCTGCTCGACTCCGCGTTGGCAAGATATATTCCGTTAAATTCTTTAGATTGACATTTTTCCAAACCGATTGTGCCATTTCAAGGGCATCTTGTCGGTCGCCAATCGCGAACTTGTAATAATAATTAGTAGGATCTTGAAAAGCGGTATCTAAGAGTGATTCAAACCGTTCTAGATACCAGGTTTCAATCAATTTGGGTGCAGCATCCACAAAAATTGAGAAATCAAAGAAATCACTCACATAAATTTGTTGGTTTGCGGGTAGCTGTAACACATTAATTCCTTCGACAATCAGAATATCCGGTTGCGAAATAGTTTCAAACTCACCATCCACAATATCGTAGACTTGATGTGAGTAAGTGGGAATTTGAAGGTTATCTTCTCCAGACTTCACACTATTTAAAAATTGAATCAAACGTTCCATGTCATAACTTTCAGGAAACCCTTTGCGCTCCATCAAACCGCGCTCTAATAAGACACGATTCGGATGTAAAAAACCATCTGTCGTGATTAATTGAACGTTATGGCGTGGAAATAAGCGTGCTAGTAATGTTTGCACTAAACGTGCCGTTGTACTTTTACCTACCGCAACACTTCCAGCGATACCAATAATAAATGGTGGAACTTTGACATAACGATGTAAAAAAAGACCTTTACTTAACGTCAGTGATTCATACTCTTTCATGTATAAATGAATCATATGACATAAAGGAATGTAAACATCTTCTACGTCTTGCATGGAGATGCGGTCATTTAAACTTTTGATATTATCTAATTCAGCTTGTGTTAAGGGCATGTGTTCTCTTGTGTAAAACCCTTGCCATTCTTCACGAGGAATTTGATAGTAATTCATCTGTTCCTTCATCGGAAACCCCCTTCAATCACTCGAAAATAGTGTAACACAAAAACAGAAGGTCTTACAGAAGAAGTCGTGAAAAATACAAAATTCTCTTACAGAAAAGAAAAGATAGTTTACAAGGAATTTTTTTTCGGTATGATGGAAGAAAATAGATGATAAAAGAGGGACGACATGAGTAATCATTATTATAGTCAAAAACCAGATACCGCGCATGATTTTGAAGAGTGGGATTTTGAATTAAAAGGGAAGAAATTTCGTTTTGTGACCGATAGTGGTGTTTTTTCACGAGACACGGTAGATTATGGTTCTCGCGTGTTGATTGATGCGTTTGAATGGGACGAATTACCCGAAGGCACGATCTTAGATTTAGGCTGTGGCTACGGTCCAATTGGGTTATCTTTAGCGTATGCTAGTGGTCGTTTGGTGGAAATGGTGGATGTGAATGAACGTGCCGTTGATTTGGCACAAGGGAATGCCACACGCAACCAAATTGAGACGGTTGACATTCACACGTCCTATATTTACGAAGATTTACATCACGAAACGTATGCGGCGATTTTAAGTAATCCACCGATTCGTGCAGGGAAACAAGTGGTGCATGAAATTTTAACTGAGGCGTATCCGCGTTTGAAAACTGGTGGCACATTAACCATTGTGATTCAGAAAAAACAAGGTGCGCCAAGTGCACAAAAGAAAATGCAAGATACCTTTGGCAATGCAGAGATTATTAAAAAAGACAAAGGGTATTACATTATTCAAAGTGTGAAAGAAGACTAAGAAAATGACGACAATCGCAAATGATTGTCGTTTTTTTTCGCAAATTTTGCTAAACTGAGCTTGAGAATATAGAAAGAGAGGAGTAGGACATGAAGCTAACGATTCGACAAATTGCCGAAATGGCGGGTGTTTCGGTGACGACCGTATCACAAATTTTAAATAACAAAGGTAGTCGCTTTAGTGATGCGACCCGAAAAAAAGTATTAGATATTGTGAATGAGCATCAATACAAGCCTGATTTTTTTGCTTCGAATTTAATTACGCGTCATTCGAAAACAATCGGGATGATTGTTCCAGATGTCACGGATTTCTTTTTTTCCAAAATTGTTGAAGGTGCTGAAAGTTACATGAATCCGTTAGGCTATATGTTGATTTTATGCAATTCACATCAAAGTTTGGAAAAAGAAAAGCAATTGTTGCAACAATTGGCGCATCGTGCCGTGGATGGCATTTTATTAGCTACGCCCAATCAGTTACCTGAAGAATTTAATTTACAGAGTTCGTTCTATCATAAAATGCCAATGATTTTAATCGACCGTGGGATTAATCAACGTGAAGCAGGCCGTTTAATTGTCAAAGAATATGAAGGGGCGTATCAAGCGGTTAATTATTTAATTTCGCAAGGGCATCGCAAGATTGGTTTGTTAAAAGAAAAAACAGGCTATTATCAACTAGAAGAGCGCTACAATGGGTATCGTCATGCATTAAAAGACGCGGGGATTTCATTTAAACGTCATTGGGTGGTTGATGGTGAGTTAACAGTGGCTGGTGGGTACTTAGCGGCGAAAGAACTATTGCGCTCCAGAGATATTACCGCTATTTTTTGTGGCAATGATGCAATGGCTATCGGTTGTTACCAAGCGATTTATGAAATAGGGAAAAAAGTGCCAGATGATATTTCAGTCGTGGGCTTTGATGGCTTGAAATTGTCTTCCTATACAACACCGCCGCTGACGACAGTGATGCAACCAACTTTTGATATTGGGTTCACGGCAGCCAAATTTTTAGTGGATGCTATTGAGTTTCCAGAACGACGAATCCCAAATAAAATTTTTGATACAAAATTAATAATTCGTGAGAGCGTGAAGGATATTACAAACGTAAATTAAGGGGAAAAGAAAAGGCTTAAGTTTACGTTTGACAATTCATTTGTTGTCATGTATTCTTGTTTTTGAAAAGGGTTACAAAACGTATCAATGTTAAGTAAAACAGTTTACTAAAGTGTTTTACCTAATGGAAAAGTATTGTATAATAGATGAGATGTAGGAAGTGAGGTTCAAGTCTATGCGAATGGTGGATTTGATAGAAAAAAAACGCGATGGGGGCACATTGTCAGAAAAAGAGATTCAATATATTGTTAACGAATATACCGAGAATCGAATACCTGACTATCAAATGAGTGCATTGCTCATGGCGATTTTTTATGAAGACATGACAGATGAAGAGATTACGGCATTGACGTTAGCAATGGCAAATTCTGGTGAAGTGATTGATTTATCATCAATCGATGGTATTAAAGTGGATAAACATTCAACCGGTGGTGTGGGTGATACGACAACTTTAATTTTAGCACCGCTTGTAGCAAGTGTTGGCGTACCAGTAGCAAAAATGTCCGGACGTGGATTAGGTTATACCGGTGGAACATTGGATAAATTAGAATCTATTCCTGGTTTCCAAATTGAATTGTCAGAAGAGAACTTTATAAAACTCGTCAACGAAAGCCAAGTGGCGGTTATTGGGCAAACTGGAAATTTAGCACCAGCAGATAAAAAACTCTATGCCTTACGTGATGTAACAGCAACTGTGAATTCGATTCCGTTAATTGCTAGTTCAATTATGAGTAAAAAAATTGCCGCCGGTGCCGATGCAATCGTCTTGGATGTTACAACTGGTGATGGCGCATTTATGAAAAATTTAGAAGATGCCCGTCGTTTAGCACATACAATGGTACGCATTGGAAAACTAGCGAATCGTCAAACCATGGCTGTTATTTCAGATATGTCACAACCACTAGGTGAAGCAATTGGGAATAGTTTAGAAGTTGTCGAAGCGATTGAAACATTGCAAGGCAAAGGCCCAGAAGATTTAGTGGAAATGTGTTATGCCTTAGGAAGTCAAATGGTGGTTCTAGCGAAAAAAGCAGAGACTTTAGAAGAGGCGCGTCAGCTACTAAAAGAAGCGTTAGATTCAGGAGCAGCTTTAGAAAAATTCAAAGAGATGATTCGTAACCAAGGTGGAGACGCTTCGATTGTAGATGAACCAAACCGACTATTGACAGCGAAGTATGAACAAGCATTACCAGCAAAACAATCTGGTGTGATGACAAAATTAGTTGCGAATGAATTAGGAATTGCGGCTATGATGTTAGGCGCAGGACGACGCACGAAAGAAGATGCGATTGATCATGCGGTTGGTTTGAAATTGCATAAAAAAGTGGGCGAAGCCATTCAAGAAGGTGACGCATTGTTAACCATTTATAGCAATACAGAAGATATTGAAGAAGTAAAAGCCTTATTGTATCAATATATTGAAATTGGTGAAACTGGAGAAGAACCTCCGTTAATTCATGAAATTATTACAGAATAGGACGTGTAAAAAAGATGGAACTAAATCGAATGATGGACCATACTATTTTAAAAGCAGACACACCCAAATCAGAAGTTTTACGCATTATTGAAGAAGCGAAAAAATATCATTTTTATTCTGTTTGTATCAATCCAGTATGGGTTTCATTAGCAGCAGAAGAATTAAAAGGTGAACCTGTGTCCGTATGTACAGTTATTGGTTTCCCTTTAGGCGCGTCAACTACAGCAACGAAAGCTTTTGAAACAGAAGATGCTATCAAAAACGGTGCAGACGAAATTGATATGGTTATTTCAATCGGTCAATTAAAATCAGGCGACTACGAAGCTGTTCAAAATGATATCGCAGGCGTTGTTGCTGCTGCCAAAGATCGTGCATTAGTAAAAGTTATTCTTGAAACATGTCTGTTAACAGATGAAGAGATTGTCAAAGCTTGTGAATTAGCTAAAGCAGCAGGAGCAGATTTTGTTAAAACATCTACCGGCTTTTCGACTGGTGGAGCGGATGTGAATGATGTTCGTTTAATGCGTGAAACAGTGGGACCAGAAATGGGTGTCAAAGCTTCAGGCGGTATTCACAACGAAGCGCAAGCCTTAGCAATGGTAGAAGCGGGAGCAAGTCGTCTGGGAACAAGTGCTAGTGTGGCAATTATTTCAGGAGCCAATGGCACAGGCTATTAAGAGGTGGCAAATGAAAGCAAAAGAAGATTGGATTCAAACGGCCATCGATGCGTTAGATAAAGCGTATGTACCGTATTCACACTTTCCAGTGGGTGCCTGCTTAGTCACAAAAGATGGGAAAGCTTATCAAGGGCTAAACATTGAAAATGCGTCGTATGGATTAAGCAACTGTGCGGAACGGACAGCAATTTTTAAAGCTATTTCTGAAGGTGAACGAGAATTTCAACATTTAGTGGTAGCCGGACATACACCAGAACCAATTGCACCATGTGGCGCTTGTCGTCAAGTAATTGCTGAGTTTTGCCAAGCGGATATGCCCGTAACGTTGGTCGGTGATGATGGTGTAACCAAAGAAACAACTGTGGGAGAGTTATTACCGTATTCTTTCACGAACAAAGATTTATAAGAATTAACAGTCAGTGACTGTTGAAAATAAAACTATTTTAGTAGGGGGCTTTATACAGATGAAAAAAGCAAAATTATTTAGTTTTGGTGCTGTAGCAATGGCGAGCGCTTTGTTGTTAGGTGCATGTGGTAACGGAGGAAATAGTGCAGGTACAGATGGGTCTGACGGAGGAAATTCAGGAGACAAACCCGCAGCTACAATTGCGTTAATTACCGATACAGGTGGGGTAGATGACCGTTCATTTAACCAATCAGCTTGGGAAGGTTTCAAAGAGTGGGGCGATGAAAATGGTTTCTCTCGTGGTGCGAATGGCTACCAATATTTCCAATCTGCAAATGAATCTGATTATGTACCAAATATTGACCAAGCCTTAAATGCTGGTTTCAATACAATTTTTGGTATTGGTTATAAACTACAACCTGCGATTAAAGAACAAGCAGAATTAAACCCAGATACAAACTTTGTTATTGTCGATGAAGTTATTGATTTACCAAACGTTGCTTCAGCAACATTTAAAGATCATGAAGCTTCTTACTTAGCCGGAATCGCTGCTGCATACACAACAGAAACTGGAACAGTTGGTTTTATTGGTGGTGTTGAAGGGGAAGTTATCGACCGTTTTGAAGCTGGTTTTAATGCTGGTGTGGAAGCTGCTGCTAAAGAATTAAATAAAGAAGTCGAAGTGAAAAACCAATATGCTGGTGATTTTGCTGCGCCGGATAAAGGTCGTTCAATTGCACAAGGGATGTATGCACAAGGTGCAGATATTATCTTCCATGCTTCAGGTGGTACAGGAAACGGTGTCTTCCAAGAAGCAAAAGCTCGTAACGAATCTGGCGATGAAAAAGTTTGGGTAATCGGAGTAGACCGTGACCAAACAGCTGATGGTGATTACAAAAAAGATGGAAAAGATGAGAACTTTACATTAACTTCTACATTAAAAGGTGTGGGATCAGTATCAAAAGACTTGGCGCAAAAAGCACTTGAAGGTAACTTCCCTGGTGGAGAACATGAAGTGTATGGCTTGAAAGAAGATGGCGTGGGCTTAACAGAAGGTCAATTATCTGACGAAGCAAAAGCTGCTGTTGAGAAAGCGAAAGAACAAATTATTGCTGGTGAAATTGAAGTGCCAGAAAAACCTTAATTTTAAATTCATTCAGTCATTCTTTGTTTTATAAAACAAAGAATGACTGATGTTCAAGTCTACAGGGGGATATACAAAACAATGAGAAAAACAAAATTATTTAGTTTAAGTGCTTTAGCAGTTATCGGTGGCTTGTTATTAGGAGCTTGTGGCAACAATGGAAAAGAATCATCTGCGAGTAAAGAAAAACCAGCAGCGACAATTGCATTGATTACAAATGCTGGTGGGGTAGATGATCGTTCGTTTAACCAAGCCGCTTGGGAAGGATTTGAAGCATGGGGAGAAGATAATGGTTTTTCTCGTGGAAATAATGGCTATCAATATTTCCAATCAAACAATGAAGCAGACTATGTACCAAATATTGATCAAGCCTTAAATGCTGGTTTCAATACTATTTTTGGAATTGGTTACCGTCTAGCACCAGCGATTGAAGAGCAAGCAACAGCGAATCCAGAGACGAATTTTGTCATGGTTGATGAAGTGATTGACTTACCTAATGTAGCATCGGTTACCTTTAAAGATCACGAAGCTGCCTATCTAGCAGGAGTTGCAGCAGCCTATACAACAAAAACAGATAAAGTTGGTTTTGTTGGTGGGATTAAAGGCGAAGTTATTGGTCGTTTTGAAGCAGGTTATAATGCTGGTGTGAAAGATGCAGCCAAAGAATTAAATAAAAAAATTACAGTAGAAAACCAA
This window encodes:
- a CDS encoding BMP family lipoprotein gives rise to the protein MRKTKLFSLSALAVIGGLLLGACGNNGKESSASKEKPAATIALITNAGGVDDRSFNQAAWEGFEAWGEDNGFSRGNNGYQYFQSNNEADYVPNIDQALNAGFNTIFGIGYRLAPAIEEQATANPETNFVMVDEVIDLPNVASVTFKDHEAAYLAGVAAAYTTKTDKVGFVGGIKGEVIGRFEAGYNAGVKDAAKELNKKITVENQYAGDFDAPDRGRSIAQGMYGQGADVIYHASGGTGSGIFQEAKARNEAGSDKVWVIGVDSDQASEGEYQKDGQTENFTLTSTLKGVGTVAHDLAQKALDGEFPGGQHQAYGLKEDGVDLTDGNLSDEAKAAVEQAKEKIIAGDIEVPEKP